The following are from one region of the Sphingomonas sp. J315 genome:
- a CDS encoding TonB-dependent receptor gives MRRLPRRPTRIRWWSPASAESLQSAQTRKRTSDTIVDSVTAEDIGALPDRSVTETLQRIPGISINRFAAGVDPDHFSVEGSGVVVRGLTYVRSEFNGREAFTANNGRSLSFADVPSELLGGVDVFKSPSADRIEGGIAGVVNLRTRLPFDKKGFVLAGSLELNYSDFVKQASPTAALVVSNTWDTGIGEIGLLGSLSYSQLFSRADRFQVSSFRVRPIYSDGTRTDVVPFGTATQRGSGVFPRGAVMGTQEFERRRFGYAAAAQWRSNDRRAEATFQFLRSDARQAWTEHTIEIATDNVASNGDSRARDGTSITFDSTGLFESGVITGPTGWRADQNTAGDIRTPAMGLQSNNIRRDRDERAVTDDYSFNFRYQVADNLSVSFDYQHVDSFVDIVDNGLWLSSYQDAAIRLNGSDFPTVEFRPPQNCPTLPCTGAPGSSANYPSYYTGTHQSFSDPYNSFYRSAMDHIEQSDGNSDAFRLDAELSFPEGSFFESVRVGGRYADRDQTARFSTYNWGRLSEQWGNNGPIWADDPVDNVTGGTGGAPLQGVRPFCFDNFFGNAVSNPLGGQCRLFYNANTASPAGYPAYIDYANRINREWEPTVAGAGGRQINGGWRSLADRPNAIPGTYFTPGEVNPQQEINKAAYVMLRFGNEFGNGMKLSGNVGVRYTTTNRKSEGFVEFPFATNLPDATTCRDSINNALTGAGGSVNTLCALTPTQLTQIGAYLNGATVANNFDLDYDYWLPSLNLKLEVGGGLQFRAAYSKGVSPPSLGLVRNYFPVSVTAAPRVDATGNQIPVVVTPTAPGTGAFGSDGNIAPGQVLIQGSFNAGNPELLPTEADSFDVTAEWYFSRVGQLTASLFYKELHNVLTNDTVRRSFSNNGQTFEAVVTTPVNSRDVGKIKGFEISYQQVFDFLPGPLKGLGLQANYTYVASEGVPQSTLSETDPDVAAGRQPTITGANFPLQGLSEHQFNITPFIDIGPVSARASYSWRSQYLLTLRDVITPFDPIFQEDYGQLDASITVSITPQLKLGIQGVNLTNSVTKTSAAVTDQNGAVRLVPRGWYMNDRRVTGMIRFNF, from the coding sequence ATGCGCCGGCTGCCGAGGAGACCGACGCGGATACGGTGGTGGTCACCGGCTTCCGCAGAATCGCTGCAGAGCGCTCAGACGCGCAAGCGGACATCGGACACGATCGTCGATTCGGTGACCGCCGAGGATATCGGCGCGCTGCCCGACCGGTCGGTGACCGAAACGCTTCAGCGCATCCCGGGCATCTCGATCAACCGCTTCGCGGCGGGCGTCGATCCCGACCACTTCTCGGTCGAAGGTTCGGGCGTCGTCGTGCGCGGCCTCACCTATGTCCGCTCCGAGTTCAACGGGCGTGAGGCGTTCACCGCCAATAACGGCCGCTCACTGAGCTTTGCCGACGTTCCGTCCGAGCTTCTTGGCGGGGTGGACGTGTTCAAAAGCCCTTCGGCCGACCGGATCGAGGGTGGCATCGCTGGCGTGGTCAACCTCCGCACCCGCCTGCCGTTCGACAAGAAGGGCTTCGTCCTCGCCGGCTCGCTCGAGCTCAACTATTCGGACTTCGTGAAGCAGGCCTCGCCGACTGCGGCACTGGTTGTCAGCAACACCTGGGACACCGGCATCGGTGAGATCGGCCTGCTCGGCAGCCTGTCCTATTCGCAGCTCTTCTCGCGCGCGGATCGCTTCCAGGTCTCCAGCTTCCGTGTCCGCCCGATCTATTCGGACGGCACGCGCACTGATGTGGTCCCGTTCGGCACCGCGACCCAGCGTGGCAGCGGCGTGTTCCCGCGCGGTGCCGTGATGGGCACGCAGGAGTTTGAGCGTCGCCGCTTCGGTTATGCTGCGGCCGCGCAGTGGCGCAGCAATGACCGCCGCGCCGAAGCGACCTTCCAGTTCCTGCGCTCGGACGCGCGTCAGGCGTGGACCGAGCACACGATCGAGATCGCGACCGACAACGTCGCGTCGAACGGCGACTCGCGCGCCCGTGATGGCACGTCGATCACCTTCGATTCGACCGGCCTGTTCGAAAGCGGCGTGATCACCGGCCCGACCGGCTGGCGCGCCGACCAGAATACGGCGGGCGACATCCGCACCCCGGCAATGGGCCTGCAGTCGAACAACATCCGCCGCGATCGTGACGAGCGTGCGGTGACCGACGATTACTCGTTCAACTTCCGCTATCAGGTCGCTGACAATCTCAGTGTCAGCTTCGACTATCAGCATGTCGACTCGTTCGTCGACATCGTCGACAATGGCCTGTGGCTCTCGTCCTACCAGGACGCGGCGATCCGGCTGAACGGCAGCGACTTTCCGACGGTCGAATTCCGCCCGCCGCAGAACTGCCCGACGCTGCCCTGCACGGGTGCGCCGGGAAGCTCGGCCAACTACCCGTCTTACTATACGGGCACGCACCAGAGCTTCTCCGACCCGTATAACAGCTTCTACCGCTCGGCGATGGACCATATCGAGCAGAGCGACGGCAATTCGGACGCCTTCCGTCTCGATGCCGAGCTGTCCTTCCCCGAAGGCAGCTTCTTTGAATCGGTTCGTGTCGGTGGTCGTTATGCCGACCGCGACCAGACGGCGCGCTTCTCGACCTACAACTGGGGTCGTCTTAGCGAGCAGTGGGGCAATAACGGTCCGATCTGGGCCGATGATCCCGTCGACAACGTCACCGGCGGCACCGGCGGCGCGCCGCTGCAGGGCGTCCGGCCCTTCTGCTTCGACAATTTCTTTGGCAACGCGGTCAGCAATCCGCTGGGTGGTCAGTGCCGCCTGTTCTATAACGCCAACACGGCAAGCCCGGCGGGCTATCCCGCCTATATCGACTATGCGAACCGCATCAATCGCGAGTGGGAACCCACCGTGGCGGGGGCCGGTGGACGTCAGATCAACGGCGGCTGGCGTTCGCTCGCGGATCGCCCCAACGCGATCCCGGGCACGTACTTCACCCCGGGTGAAGTCAATCCGCAGCAGGAGATCAACAAGGCTGCCTACGTCATGCTGCGCTTCGGCAACGAGTTCGGCAACGGCATGAAGCTCAGCGGCAATGTCGGCGTGCGTTACACGACGACCAACCGCAAGTCGGAAGGGTTCGTCGAATTCCCGTTCGCAACCAACCTTCCCGACGCGACGACATGCCGTGACTCGATCAACAACGCGCTGACGGGTGCGGGTGGATCGGTGAACACGCTGTGCGCACTGACGCCGACGCAGCTGACGCAGATTGGGGCGTATCTGAACGGTGCGACCGTCGCGAACAACTTCGATCTCGACTATGACTATTGGCTACCCAGCCTCAACCTGAAGCTGGAAGTCGGTGGTGGGCTTCAGTTCCGTGCCGCCTATTCGAAGGGGGTCTCGCCGCCTTCGCTGGGTCTGGTGCGTAACTACTTCCCGGTCAGCGTCACCGCAGCCCCGCGGGTCGACGCCACCGGCAACCAGATTCCGGTTGTGGTTACCCCGACGGCACCTGGTACGGGGGCCTTTGGTTCAGATGGTAACATCGCGCCGGGCCAGGTGCTGATCCAGGGCTCGTTCAACGCCGGTAACCCGGAATTGCTGCCGACCGAGGCGGACAGTTTCGACGTCACCGCAGAATGGTATTTCTCGCGGGTCGGGCAGTTGACGGCGTCGCTGTTCTACAAGGAACTGCACAACGTCCTGACCAACGATACGGTGCGGCGGAGCTTCTCCAACAACGGCCAGACCTTCGAAGCGGTTGTGACCACCCCGGTCAATTCGCGGGATGTGGGCAAGATCAAGGGCTTCGAAATCTCCTATCAGCAGGTGTTCGACTTCCTGCCCGGACCGCTCAAGGGTCTCGGTCTGCAAGCCAACTACACCTATGTGGCGAGCGAGGGTGTGCCGCAGAGCACGCTGTCGGAGACCGATCCGGACGTCGCGGCTGGCCGTCAGCCGACGATCACCGGCGCGAACTTCCCGCTCCAGGGGCTGTCGGAACATCAGTTCAACATCACCCCGTTCATCGATATCGGGCCGGTGTCGGCGCGTGCATCGTACAGCTGGCGTTCGCAGTATCTGCTGACGCTGCGCGACGTGATCACGCCGTTCGATCCGATCTTCCAGGAGGATTACGGCCAGCTCGACGCATCGATCACCGTGTCGATCACGCCGCAGCTGAAGCTGGGCATCCAGGGCGTGAACCTGACCAACTCGGTGACCAAGACGAGTGCGGCGGTGACCGACCAGAATGGCGCAGTGCGACTGGTTCCGCGCGGCTGGTACATGAACGATCGCCGTGTCACCGGCATGATCCGCTTCAACTTCTAA